One region of Juglans microcarpa x Juglans regia isolate MS1-56 chromosome 7S, Jm3101_v1.0, whole genome shotgun sequence genomic DNA includes:
- the LOC121241354 gene encoding hexokinase-3-like isoform X5 gives MGRLMVLGLAVTVAVAACAVASVAVGRRVRSRRKWRRVLGVLAELEERCATPVGKLKQVVDAMAVEMHAGLASEGGSKLKMLLTFVDRLPNGSEKGTYYALDVGGTNFRVLRVQLGGQRSSILEPHVEQQAIPPHLMTSTSENLFDLIASAIKEFVDRGEDGSKTLVSGRGKLGFTFPFPVKQRSVSSGILIKWTKGFHIEDMVSQVPRELTECLEQAMSRKGLNMQVAVLVNDTVGTLALGHYHDEDTVAAVIFGTGTNACYWERTDAIIKCQGLLTTSGGMVINMEWGNFWSSHLPRTSYDTDLDSHSSSPNDQGFEKMISGMYLGEVVRRVLLRMSQESDIFGTVPSRLSLPFIFRTPMISAMHEDDSPELIEVARILKDVLEIPVVPLKVRKLVVKLCNAVTRRAARLAAAGMVGILKKIDRDGSGGITGGRPRTDVKMRRTVVAIEGRL, from the exons ATGGGGAGGTTAATGGTGTTGGGGTTGGCGGTGACGGTGGCGGTGGCGGCGTGCGCGGTTGCGTCGGTGGCGGTGGGGAGAAGAGTGAGGAGCAGGAGGAAGTGGAGGAGAGTGTTGGGGGTGCTGGCGGAGCTGGAGGAAAGATGCGCGACCCCGGTTGGGAAGCTTAAGCAGGTGGTGGACGCCATGGCCGTGGAGATGCACGCTGGCCTAGCCTCCGAGGGTGGCTCCAAGCTCAAAATGTTGCTCACCTTCGTCGATCGTCTCCCCAATGG GAGTGAGAAAGGAACTTATTATGCACTAGATGTTGGGGGTACTAATTTTAGGGTCTTGCGGGTTCAGCTAGGAGGTCAAAGGTCCTCAATCCTGGAACCACATGTGGAACAACAAGCCATTCCCCCACATCTGATGACCAGCACTAGTGAG AACCTCTTTGATTTAATTGCTTCAGCAATAAAGGAGTTTGTTGATAGAGGAGAAGATGGTTCCAAAACTCTAGTTAGCGGAAGAGGGAAACTTGGATTTACATTCCCTTTTCCAGTGAAGCAAAGATCTGTTTCATCGGGCATTCTGATTAAATGGACAAAAGGGTTTCACATTGAAGACATGGTTAGTCAG GTTCCAAGGGAGTTGACAGAATGCTTAGAACAAGCAATGAGCCGAAAAGGACTGAATATGCAGGTAGCAGTACTG GTCAATGATACTGTGGGAACATTAGCACTTGGACATTATCACGATGAAGACACTGTTGCTGCAGTGATATTTGGTACAGGTACAAATGCCTGCTACTGGGAGCGGACAGATGCTATCATCAAGTGTCAAGGGCTTCTCACAACTTCTGGAGGCATG GTCATCAATATGGAATGGGGAAATTTCTGGTCATCTCATTTGCCGAGAACTTCTTATGACACCGACTTAGATTCCCATAGCTCTAGTCCAAATGACCAG GGTTTTGAGAAAATGATATCAGGAATGTATCTTGGTGAGGTTGTGAGGAGAGTGCTTCTAAGAATGTCACAAGAGTCAGATATATTTGGAACTGTTCCTTCCAGATTATCATTGCCATTTATTTTtag GACGCCTATGATTTCTGCCATGCATGAAGATGACTCCCCTGAATTGATAGAAGTAGCAAGAATCTTGAAAGATGTTCTGGAG ATTCCTGTTGTCCCTTTAAAGGTTAGAAAACTCGTTGTAAAGTTATGCAATGCGGTGACCCGTAGAGCTGCTAGATTGGCAGCTGCTGGTATGGTGGGAATCTTGAAAAAGATAGACCGGGATGGAAGTGGCGGCATCACTGGTGGAAGGCCTAGAACTGATGTTAAAATGAGAAGAACAGTGGTTGCTATTGAAGGGAGGTTGTAA
- the LOC121241354 gene encoding hexokinase-3-like isoform X3: MGRLMVLGLAVTVAVAACAVASVAVGRRVRSRRKWRRVLGVLAELEERCATPVGKLKQVVDAMAVEMHAGLASEGGSKLKMLLTFVDRLPNGSEKGTYYALDVGGTNFRVLRVQLGGQRSSILEPHVEQQAIPPHLMTSTSENLFDLIASAIKEFVDRGEDGSKTLVSGRGKLGFTFPFPVKQRSVSSGILIKWTKGFHIEDMVSQVNDTVGTLALGHYHDEDTVAAVIFGTGTNACYWERTDAIIKCQGLLTTSGGMVINMEWGNFWSSHLPRTSYDTDLDSHSSSPNDQGFEKMISGMYLGEVVRRVLLRMSQESDIFGTVPSRLSLPFIFRTPMISAMHEDDSPGLIEVARILKDVLEIPDVPLKVRKLIVKLCNVVTRRAARLAAAGIGGILKKIGRDGSGSITGGRTRTDVKMRRTVVAVEGSLYTSYTMFREYLHEALWEILGEDIAPHVILKVIEDGPGIGAALLAATYSKDSVCG; encoded by the exons ATGGGGAGGTTAATGGTGTTGGGGTTGGCGGTGACGGTGGCGGTGGCGGCGTGCGCGGTTGCGTCGGTGGCGGTGGGGAGAAGAGTGAGGAGCAGGAGGAAGTGGAGGAGAGTGTTGGGGGTGCTGGCGGAGCTGGAGGAAAGATGCGCGACCCCGGTTGGGAAGCTTAAGCAGGTGGTGGACGCCATGGCCGTGGAGATGCACGCTGGCCTAGCCTCCGAGGGTGGCTCCAAGCTCAAAATGTTGCTCACCTTCGTCGATCGTCTCCCCAATGG GAGTGAGAAAGGAACTTATTATGCACTAGATGTTGGGGGTACTAATTTTAGGGTCTTGCGGGTTCAGCTAGGAGGTCAAAGGTCCTCAATCCTGGAACCACATGTGGAACAACAAGCCATTCCCCCACATCTGATGACCAGCACTAGTGAG AACCTCTTTGATTTAATTGCTTCAGCAATAAAGGAGTTTGTTGATAGAGGAGAAGATGGTTCCAAAACTCTAGTTAGCGGAAGAGGGAAACTTGGATTTACATTCCCTTTTCCAGTGAAGCAAAGATCTGTTTCATCGGGCATTCTGATTAAATGGACAAAAGGGTTTCACATTGAAGACATGGTTAGTCAG GTCAATGATACTGTGGGAACATTAGCACTTGGACATTATCACGATGAAGACACTGTTGCTGCAGTGATATTTGGTACAGGTACAAATGCCTGCTACTGGGAGCGGACAGATGCTATCATCAAGTGTCAAGGGCTTCTCACAACTTCTGGAGGCATG GTCATCAATATGGAATGGGGAAATTTCTGGTCATCTCATTTGCCGAGAACTTCTTATGACACCGACTTAGATTCCCATAGCTCTAGTCCAAATGACCAG GGTTTTGAGAAAATGATATCAGGAATGTATCTTGGTGAGGTTGTGAGGAGAGTGCTTCTAAGAATGTCACAAGAGTCAGATATATTTGGAACTGTTCCTTCCAGATTATCATTGCCATTTATTTTtag GACGCCTATGATTTCTGCCATGCATGAAGATGACTCCCCTGGATTGATAGAAGTAGCAAGAATCTTGAAAGATGTTCTGGAG ATTCCTGATGTCCCTTTAAAGGTTAGAAAGCTCATTGTAAAGTTATGCAATGTGGTGACCCGGAGAGCTGCTAGATTGGCAGCTGCTGGTATCGGGGGAATCTTGAAAAAGATAGGCCGGGATGGAAGTGGCAGCATCACAGGTGGAAGGACTAGAACTGATGTTAAAATGAGAAGAACAGTGGTTGCTGTTGAAGGGAGTTTGTATACAAGCTATACGATGTTTAGGGAATACTTGCATGAAGCTTTGTGGGAAATATTGGGGGAAGACATTGCTCCACATGTCATTCTTAAGGTAATCGAAGATGGACCAGGCATTGGAGCAGCTCTCCTTGCCGCCACATATTCAAAGGACAGTGTGTGTGGATAG
- the LOC121241354 gene encoding hexokinase-3-like isoform X6, which produces MGRLMVLGLAVTVAVAACAVASVAVGRRVRSRRKWRRVLGVLAELEERCATPVGKLKQVVDAMAVEMHAGLASEGGSKLKMLLTFVDRLPNGSEKGTYYALDVGGTNFRVLRVQLGGQRSSILEPHVEQQAIPPHLMTSTSEVPRELTECLEQAMSRKGLNMQVAVLVNDTVGTLALGHYHDEDTVAAVIFGTGTNACYWERTDAIIKCQGLLTTSGGMVINMEWGNFWSSHLPRTSYDTDLDSHSSSPNDQGFEKMISGMYLGEVVRRVLLRMSQESDIFGTVPSRLSLPFIFRTPMISAMHEDDSPGLIEVARILKDVLEIPDVPLKVRKLIVKLCNVVTRRAARLAAAGIGGILKKIGRDGSGSITGGRTRTDVKMRRTVVAVEGSLYTSYTMFREYLHEALWEILGEDIAPHVILKVIEDGPGIGAALLAATYSKDSVCG; this is translated from the exons ATGGGGAGGTTAATGGTGTTGGGGTTGGCGGTGACGGTGGCGGTGGCGGCGTGCGCGGTTGCGTCGGTGGCGGTGGGGAGAAGAGTGAGGAGCAGGAGGAAGTGGAGGAGAGTGTTGGGGGTGCTGGCGGAGCTGGAGGAAAGATGCGCGACCCCGGTTGGGAAGCTTAAGCAGGTGGTGGACGCCATGGCCGTGGAGATGCACGCTGGCCTAGCCTCCGAGGGTGGCTCCAAGCTCAAAATGTTGCTCACCTTCGTCGATCGTCTCCCCAATGG GAGTGAGAAAGGAACTTATTATGCACTAGATGTTGGGGGTACTAATTTTAGGGTCTTGCGGGTTCAGCTAGGAGGTCAAAGGTCCTCAATCCTGGAACCACATGTGGAACAACAAGCCATTCCCCCACATCTGATGACCAGCACTAGTGAG GTTCCAAGGGAGTTGACAGAATGCTTAGAACAAGCAATGAGCCGAAAAGGACTGAATATGCAGGTAGCAGTACTG GTCAATGATACTGTGGGAACATTAGCACTTGGACATTATCACGATGAAGACACTGTTGCTGCAGTGATATTTGGTACAGGTACAAATGCCTGCTACTGGGAGCGGACAGATGCTATCATCAAGTGTCAAGGGCTTCTCACAACTTCTGGAGGCATG GTCATCAATATGGAATGGGGAAATTTCTGGTCATCTCATTTGCCGAGAACTTCTTATGACACCGACTTAGATTCCCATAGCTCTAGTCCAAATGACCAG GGTTTTGAGAAAATGATATCAGGAATGTATCTTGGTGAGGTTGTGAGGAGAGTGCTTCTAAGAATGTCACAAGAGTCAGATATATTTGGAACTGTTCCTTCCAGATTATCATTGCCATTTATTTTtag GACGCCTATGATTTCTGCCATGCATGAAGATGACTCCCCTGGATTGATAGAAGTAGCAAGAATCTTGAAAGATGTTCTGGAG ATTCCTGATGTCCCTTTAAAGGTTAGAAAGCTCATTGTAAAGTTATGCAATGTGGTGACCCGGAGAGCTGCTAGATTGGCAGCTGCTGGTATCGGGGGAATCTTGAAAAAGATAGGCCGGGATGGAAGTGGCAGCATCACAGGTGGAAGGACTAGAACTGATGTTAAAATGAGAAGAACAGTGGTTGCTGTTGAAGGGAGTTTGTATACAAGCTATACGATGTTTAGGGAATACTTGCATGAAGCTTTGTGGGAAATATTGGGGGAAGACATTGCTCCACATGTCATTCTTAAGGTAATCGAAGATGGACCAGGCATTGGAGCAGCTCTCCTTGCCGCCACATATTCAAAGGACAGTGTGTGTGGATAG
- the LOC121241354 gene encoding hexokinase-3-like isoform X2 — MGRLMVLGLAVTVAVAACAVASVAVGRRVRSRRKWRRVLGVLAELEERCATPVGKLKQVVDAMAVEMHAGLASEGGSKLKMLLTFVDRLPNGSEKGTYYALDVGGTNFRVLRVQLGGQRSSILEPHVEQQAIPPHLMTSTSENLFDLIASAIKEFVDRGEDGSKTLVSGRGKLGFTFPFPVKQRSVSSGILIKWTKGFHIEDMVPRELTECLEQAMSRKGLNMQVAVLVNDTVGTLALGHYHDEDTVAAVIFGTGTNACYWERTDAIIKCQGLLTTSGGMVINMEWGNFWSSHLPRTSYDTDLDSHSSSPNDQGFEKMISGMYLGEVVRRVLLRMSQESDIFGTVPSRLSLPFIFRTPMISAMHEDDSPGLIEVARILKDVLEIPDVPLKVRKLIVKLCNVVTRRAARLAAAGIGGILKKIGRDGSGSITGGRTRTDVKMRRTVVAVEGSLYTSYTMFREYLHEALWEILGEDIAPHVILKVIEDGPGIGAALLAATYSKDSVCG, encoded by the exons ATGGGGAGGTTAATGGTGTTGGGGTTGGCGGTGACGGTGGCGGTGGCGGCGTGCGCGGTTGCGTCGGTGGCGGTGGGGAGAAGAGTGAGGAGCAGGAGGAAGTGGAGGAGAGTGTTGGGGGTGCTGGCGGAGCTGGAGGAAAGATGCGCGACCCCGGTTGGGAAGCTTAAGCAGGTGGTGGACGCCATGGCCGTGGAGATGCACGCTGGCCTAGCCTCCGAGGGTGGCTCCAAGCTCAAAATGTTGCTCACCTTCGTCGATCGTCTCCCCAATGG GAGTGAGAAAGGAACTTATTATGCACTAGATGTTGGGGGTACTAATTTTAGGGTCTTGCGGGTTCAGCTAGGAGGTCAAAGGTCCTCAATCCTGGAACCACATGTGGAACAACAAGCCATTCCCCCACATCTGATGACCAGCACTAGTGAG AACCTCTTTGATTTAATTGCTTCAGCAATAAAGGAGTTTGTTGATAGAGGAGAAGATGGTTCCAAAACTCTAGTTAGCGGAAGAGGGAAACTTGGATTTACATTCCCTTTTCCAGTGAAGCAAAGATCTGTTTCATCGGGCATTCTGATTAAATGGACAAAAGGGTTTCACATTGAAGACATG GTTCCAAGGGAGTTGACAGAATGCTTAGAACAAGCAATGAGCCGAAAAGGACTGAATATGCAGGTAGCAGTACTG GTCAATGATACTGTGGGAACATTAGCACTTGGACATTATCACGATGAAGACACTGTTGCTGCAGTGATATTTGGTACAGGTACAAATGCCTGCTACTGGGAGCGGACAGATGCTATCATCAAGTGTCAAGGGCTTCTCACAACTTCTGGAGGCATG GTCATCAATATGGAATGGGGAAATTTCTGGTCATCTCATTTGCCGAGAACTTCTTATGACACCGACTTAGATTCCCATAGCTCTAGTCCAAATGACCAG GGTTTTGAGAAAATGATATCAGGAATGTATCTTGGTGAGGTTGTGAGGAGAGTGCTTCTAAGAATGTCACAAGAGTCAGATATATTTGGAACTGTTCCTTCCAGATTATCATTGCCATTTATTTTtag GACGCCTATGATTTCTGCCATGCATGAAGATGACTCCCCTGGATTGATAGAAGTAGCAAGAATCTTGAAAGATGTTCTGGAG ATTCCTGATGTCCCTTTAAAGGTTAGAAAGCTCATTGTAAAGTTATGCAATGTGGTGACCCGGAGAGCTGCTAGATTGGCAGCTGCTGGTATCGGGGGAATCTTGAAAAAGATAGGCCGGGATGGAAGTGGCAGCATCACAGGTGGAAGGACTAGAACTGATGTTAAAATGAGAAGAACAGTGGTTGCTGTTGAAGGGAGTTTGTATACAAGCTATACGATGTTTAGGGAATACTTGCATGAAGCTTTGTGGGAAATATTGGGGGAAGACATTGCTCCACATGTCATTCTTAAGGTAATCGAAGATGGACCAGGCATTGGAGCAGCTCTCCTTGCCGCCACATATTCAAAGGACAGTGTGTGTGGATAG
- the LOC121241354 gene encoding hexokinase-3-like isoform X4: MGRLMVLGLAVTVAVAACAVASVAVGRRVRSRRKWRRVLGVLAELEERCATPVGKLKQVVDAMAVEMHAGLASEGGSKLKMLLTFVDRLPNGSEKGTYYALDVGGTNFRVLRVQLGGQRSSILEPHVEQQAIPPHLMTSTSENLFDLIASAIKEFVDRGEDGSKTLVSGRGKLGFTFPFPVKQRSVSSGILIKWTKGFHIEDMVNDTVGTLALGHYHDEDTVAAVIFGTGTNACYWERTDAIIKCQGLLTTSGGMVINMEWGNFWSSHLPRTSYDTDLDSHSSSPNDQGFEKMISGMYLGEVVRRVLLRMSQESDIFGTVPSRLSLPFIFRTPMISAMHEDDSPGLIEVARILKDVLEIPDVPLKVRKLIVKLCNVVTRRAARLAAAGIGGILKKIGRDGSGSITGGRTRTDVKMRRTVVAVEGSLYTSYTMFREYLHEALWEILGEDIAPHVILKVIEDGPGIGAALLAATYSKDSVCG, translated from the exons ATGGGGAGGTTAATGGTGTTGGGGTTGGCGGTGACGGTGGCGGTGGCGGCGTGCGCGGTTGCGTCGGTGGCGGTGGGGAGAAGAGTGAGGAGCAGGAGGAAGTGGAGGAGAGTGTTGGGGGTGCTGGCGGAGCTGGAGGAAAGATGCGCGACCCCGGTTGGGAAGCTTAAGCAGGTGGTGGACGCCATGGCCGTGGAGATGCACGCTGGCCTAGCCTCCGAGGGTGGCTCCAAGCTCAAAATGTTGCTCACCTTCGTCGATCGTCTCCCCAATGG GAGTGAGAAAGGAACTTATTATGCACTAGATGTTGGGGGTACTAATTTTAGGGTCTTGCGGGTTCAGCTAGGAGGTCAAAGGTCCTCAATCCTGGAACCACATGTGGAACAACAAGCCATTCCCCCACATCTGATGACCAGCACTAGTGAG AACCTCTTTGATTTAATTGCTTCAGCAATAAAGGAGTTTGTTGATAGAGGAGAAGATGGTTCCAAAACTCTAGTTAGCGGAAGAGGGAAACTTGGATTTACATTCCCTTTTCCAGTGAAGCAAAGATCTGTTTCATCGGGCATTCTGATTAAATGGACAAAAGGGTTTCACATTGAAGACATG GTCAATGATACTGTGGGAACATTAGCACTTGGACATTATCACGATGAAGACACTGTTGCTGCAGTGATATTTGGTACAGGTACAAATGCCTGCTACTGGGAGCGGACAGATGCTATCATCAAGTGTCAAGGGCTTCTCACAACTTCTGGAGGCATG GTCATCAATATGGAATGGGGAAATTTCTGGTCATCTCATTTGCCGAGAACTTCTTATGACACCGACTTAGATTCCCATAGCTCTAGTCCAAATGACCAG GGTTTTGAGAAAATGATATCAGGAATGTATCTTGGTGAGGTTGTGAGGAGAGTGCTTCTAAGAATGTCACAAGAGTCAGATATATTTGGAACTGTTCCTTCCAGATTATCATTGCCATTTATTTTtag GACGCCTATGATTTCTGCCATGCATGAAGATGACTCCCCTGGATTGATAGAAGTAGCAAGAATCTTGAAAGATGTTCTGGAG ATTCCTGATGTCCCTTTAAAGGTTAGAAAGCTCATTGTAAAGTTATGCAATGTGGTGACCCGGAGAGCTGCTAGATTGGCAGCTGCTGGTATCGGGGGAATCTTGAAAAAGATAGGCCGGGATGGAAGTGGCAGCATCACAGGTGGAAGGACTAGAACTGATGTTAAAATGAGAAGAACAGTGGTTGCTGTTGAAGGGAGTTTGTATACAAGCTATACGATGTTTAGGGAATACTTGCATGAAGCTTTGTGGGAAATATTGGGGGAAGACATTGCTCCACATGTCATTCTTAAGGTAATCGAAGATGGACCAGGCATTGGAGCAGCTCTCCTTGCCGCCACATATTCAAAGGACAGTGTGTGTGGATAG
- the LOC121241354 gene encoding hexokinase-3-like isoform X1, whose product MGRLMVLGLAVTVAVAACAVASVAVGRRVRSRRKWRRVLGVLAELEERCATPVGKLKQVVDAMAVEMHAGLASEGGSKLKMLLTFVDRLPNGSEKGTYYALDVGGTNFRVLRVQLGGQRSSILEPHVEQQAIPPHLMTSTSENLFDLIASAIKEFVDRGEDGSKTLVSGRGKLGFTFPFPVKQRSVSSGILIKWTKGFHIEDMVSQVPRELTECLEQAMSRKGLNMQVAVLVNDTVGTLALGHYHDEDTVAAVIFGTGTNACYWERTDAIIKCQGLLTTSGGMVINMEWGNFWSSHLPRTSYDTDLDSHSSSPNDQGFEKMISGMYLGEVVRRVLLRMSQESDIFGTVPSRLSLPFIFRTPMISAMHEDDSPGLIEVARILKDVLEIPDVPLKVRKLIVKLCNVVTRRAARLAAAGIGGILKKIGRDGSGSITGGRTRTDVKMRRTVVAVEGSLYTSYTMFREYLHEALWEILGEDIAPHVILKVIEDGPGIGAALLAATYSKDSVCG is encoded by the exons ATGGGGAGGTTAATGGTGTTGGGGTTGGCGGTGACGGTGGCGGTGGCGGCGTGCGCGGTTGCGTCGGTGGCGGTGGGGAGAAGAGTGAGGAGCAGGAGGAAGTGGAGGAGAGTGTTGGGGGTGCTGGCGGAGCTGGAGGAAAGATGCGCGACCCCGGTTGGGAAGCTTAAGCAGGTGGTGGACGCCATGGCCGTGGAGATGCACGCTGGCCTAGCCTCCGAGGGTGGCTCCAAGCTCAAAATGTTGCTCACCTTCGTCGATCGTCTCCCCAATGG GAGTGAGAAAGGAACTTATTATGCACTAGATGTTGGGGGTACTAATTTTAGGGTCTTGCGGGTTCAGCTAGGAGGTCAAAGGTCCTCAATCCTGGAACCACATGTGGAACAACAAGCCATTCCCCCACATCTGATGACCAGCACTAGTGAG AACCTCTTTGATTTAATTGCTTCAGCAATAAAGGAGTTTGTTGATAGAGGAGAAGATGGTTCCAAAACTCTAGTTAGCGGAAGAGGGAAACTTGGATTTACATTCCCTTTTCCAGTGAAGCAAAGATCTGTTTCATCGGGCATTCTGATTAAATGGACAAAAGGGTTTCACATTGAAGACATGGTTAGTCAG GTTCCAAGGGAGTTGACAGAATGCTTAGAACAAGCAATGAGCCGAAAAGGACTGAATATGCAGGTAGCAGTACTG GTCAATGATACTGTGGGAACATTAGCACTTGGACATTATCACGATGAAGACACTGTTGCTGCAGTGATATTTGGTACAGGTACAAATGCCTGCTACTGGGAGCGGACAGATGCTATCATCAAGTGTCAAGGGCTTCTCACAACTTCTGGAGGCATG GTCATCAATATGGAATGGGGAAATTTCTGGTCATCTCATTTGCCGAGAACTTCTTATGACACCGACTTAGATTCCCATAGCTCTAGTCCAAATGACCAG GGTTTTGAGAAAATGATATCAGGAATGTATCTTGGTGAGGTTGTGAGGAGAGTGCTTCTAAGAATGTCACAAGAGTCAGATATATTTGGAACTGTTCCTTCCAGATTATCATTGCCATTTATTTTtag GACGCCTATGATTTCTGCCATGCATGAAGATGACTCCCCTGGATTGATAGAAGTAGCAAGAATCTTGAAAGATGTTCTGGAG ATTCCTGATGTCCCTTTAAAGGTTAGAAAGCTCATTGTAAAGTTATGCAATGTGGTGACCCGGAGAGCTGCTAGATTGGCAGCTGCTGGTATCGGGGGAATCTTGAAAAAGATAGGCCGGGATGGAAGTGGCAGCATCACAGGTGGAAGGACTAGAACTGATGTTAAAATGAGAAGAACAGTGGTTGCTGTTGAAGGGAGTTTGTATACAAGCTATACGATGTTTAGGGAATACTTGCATGAAGCTTTGTGGGAAATATTGGGGGAAGACATTGCTCCACATGTCATTCTTAAGGTAATCGAAGATGGACCAGGCATTGGAGCAGCTCTCCTTGCCGCCACATATTCAAAGGACAGTGTGTGTGGATAG